acttctcgcattgagggaactgccagaaggccctcggagctggacctcaatgtctgtgCAGAACAATGGGGGGTTGAGACGCAACTTCAGGAATTCACTGTCATCCAGAAAATGATATGAAGTATAAGCACCTCCCCACTTGTGCACGATCTACTTGCATATGACTGCATACCTGTGCAGTACGGGTGACCCAGAAATGGCAGGAAAGAGCTGGAAAGTCCTCATGGCTCACgaggagaccatagctgccaggttttcccttttctcgcgaggaagcctattcagcataagggaaaatccctgtaaaaaagggataacttggcagctatgggagactCTCCCCGAAGCCCAAAAGGACATCCTCCTgggcagtgtcccccccccccgggaaaataggtgccagtactcattctgaagttgttacagtaagtgccacactttttacaacacaaaaagaggtgccggttcataccctcttggggggggggagggcagtacTGCTCTTAAGGCTCTGGAAGGAGTCTCCTTGAAAGCCagaggcacagtggggctttgttgaggcttctcagcctccccacctaacaGCTGGTGCATTCTTCGGGCTCTGGGGAGGATTTCCTCATGACCCATGGCGactctccagggtgctccccacttacaTGCATTTCGCTTATGTAGGGGAGAGCTCAGAATgtagcccccccacacacacacacacaatttggagAGTCgcctggaatttttttaaaaagcatttattaaCATAATGCATGATTAAAATTGAATATCAGTGGAATGCCATATTTTATGGGCATATTGCAGACATGACTATTATATGAAAGGTGAATATTTCATTGGTGACAAGCTATCATTTGAAGAACTCTCTTTATGTATGCCCAACTCCTTAAGATCATTGTTGGCAGTTCTGCTTTTTGGGCTACTCTTTAAATGAGTTATGTACATACACAGCTACTAGGGATACACAGCTACTAGGGACAGGatattttctgtggtggctcttgGTCTATGGAAATAGTTCCCCTTAGATGTTTATCTGGGTTTGTCACTTCAGAAATAGGATGAAAACCCTTCCGTTCCACCTGGCTGCTGATATAAGCTGATTTATAGGTTGTAGGTTGTGTTTTACATAATATTGTTTTATTGAGATTATATTTGcatatttgattgtattttaagcCACCAAGAGAAGACATTGCCTGATAGAGCAGTATAAAAAGTTATAAAGAAATAAGGCATGACAACAAAATGTTGGCAGGGCCTAACATGTATTGCAGAAAACAGATGTTTCCTGTCATTACTTTATGTGATATTTACAAGTCAAGCCTTCAGTTTGTAACATTCAATGAAATACAAATCCAGTTTTAATCCATTTGTAACACTGAGTATAGAACTTTGAATCTTTCTGAGTTTGAATACAGAAGGAATGTGCCCCctgtgtaaagggacccctggccattaatccagtcgcgaacgactctggggttacagcgcccatctcgctttactggccgagggagccggcatttgtccgcagacagcttccgggtcatgtagccagcatgactaagccgcttctggcaaaaccagagcagagcatggaaattccatttaccttcccgccggaacagtacctatttatctatttgcactttgatgtgcttttgaactgctatgttggcaggagcagggactgaacaatgggagctcaccccgtcacggggattcaaaccaccgaccttctgatctgcaagccctaggctctgtggtttaacccacaacgccaaaAGTGTCCCTTGCCCCCTGTGTACTATTGCTTAAAGCATGATAGATATCAGATGGAAGAAGAATTCTACAAACTATTTAATACTAAACTCTTCCCTTAACTTTATTCAATGTTAAATTTCCAATATCTTTGGAAAGGTACCACCCCTTTCAGAATGTAATAGCATCTGCCAGCCTGGttatgggaagaaaaagaaagaaggagagaaattttgctgctatgattgtgctccatgtccagATGGGATGGTCTCAAACGAGAAGGGTAGGACCAGCTATTTCATGATAGACCAGATTGCCCAAGTTACTGAAGTAAAATTTGAGAGACTGTTTTGCAAATTTGTTATAATTAACTTGGCACATTATTTAAAATTATGTTGTTGCACATTGTTCTCAGTGTTCATTTAGGTACAGTTTCTTCATGTTTGCTGTTAGTCATCTTCAGGAAAATATTGCGTTATATAATACAATATTTTAACACAAAAAATTCACAGTTAGCATAGTGTAATAATGGCTGAACCTGTGATTTAGAATCCATAAAAGGAGCTTCCATTGATGGTATATTTAATTCCTGGTatttgagagagaagaggaagtttGGATAAACCCTGAATCTCAATTCATCCCATAATGGAAAAGCTTCTAGCTGACGTATCAGACACATTGCAAAAATCAATTGCTTTGTGTATAAGAAAGTATCCTGAAAAACACTTATGATCCAGAGAAAGAAATGCATGCAGTGGAGACAGTCTTACTAGGatcaaatgtcaaagaggaaGGAGACCCTGAGAAGCAATTATGATACTTAagaagtttccagcaactgaggaGGAACTCGGATAAAGAAGACATAAAGCAGAGAAAGTTCAAGTTTTGCTAAAGTTGTTCAGGATGATAAAAGGAGGCTTGCCCAAGACAAAATATCAAGTGCCACAGGAATGCTTGTACATTTTTTGGAACATTTCAATACACTAGAAAGTGGACTTATACttggagggtaaaggtaaagggacccctgatcattaagtccagttgcggatgactctggggttgcggcactcatctcgctttactggctgagggagccggcatttgtccacagcttctgggtcatatggaaagcatgactaagccgcttctggcgaatcagagcagtgcatggaaatgcctatttatctacttgcactttttggcgtgctttcgaactgctaggttggctggagcagggaccgaacaatgggagctcaccccgtcacggggatttgaacctccgaccttttgatcagcaagccctaggctctgtggtttagcccacagtgccacccacgtccctccacTTGGAGGATAAtgaattgatatttttttaaatcattcagCCCAAGCATGTGAGAGTAGAATCACATGGGACACAGTGTTATGCAAAACATGGGCAAGATTCAATACATATTGACAAAGGAAGAGCACCCAGACAGAAGTTATGGTAGACCATGTTGCTTGTTGTGTCCTTCCTTTCAGCTTGTGATCTTCCTTGGAACAAGAATGAGAAGTTATGAAAGTCTAAGTGGAGATAAAGTGGGAATCTActctatataaaaatatatacttaTGCAGCACTGATCAGCCAAACTAGTACAACATGTAGGGATTAATATTTCAAACACAAACCAGTAATTACATAAGAATCACTATGAGCATCACATAAAGATTTTATGTCATTAACAAGGGGGCCAGTAAAAATGCCGCTATTAttcaggattaaaaaaaataagggatcaggatTTTCTAGTATTAAAACCTACTGGGCAATAGTAATACTGAGAattgacccactgaaatcaatttatttcttaaaatttataaaccacttccTAGCGGAAAACCTCGAATTAGTTAACAAGTTACTTAagtctatttatttcagtgggactgcTTTGAGTGTGATTTGGTGGGATGGCACTCATTATACAAACTGTAATTGCTGATTAATATATGGAATGAAGAACATCTCGTATTTAAAAGCAGGCATCTAGTACAAACATGCTGCTTCTGTTAAAGATTCCAGACTATGTGCAGGATTTGTAGTAATCTTGGGCAGAAAGGTTTCAAAATTTGCATGATGAAATATATTTGGCGGACTGCTGCTGATACAGATTTTAATATTCGGAACTATTCTGGTTCAATATTTTGTTAACTTCTTTTCAGATGTAGAAAATTGTGCAAGTTGTGCAAAGGATCTATATCCAAACAAAGACCAGGATCTATGCATTCCTAAGATTCCAAACTTCTTAGCTTTTGATGAAACGTTGGCCATTGTTTCAGCTACCTCTGCACTTTTATTGTCTCTGATCACAGCTCTAGTGTTGGGCATCTTCATTAAGCACAGGAATAcagccatagtcaaagccaacaacagaagCCTCACCTATATTCTCCTCAcctccctcctcttgtgtttcctcTGCTCTTTGTTGTTCATTGGAAAACCTAATaaggtgacctgccttctccgacaaactgcttttggcatcatcttctctgtggccctctcTAGCATCTTGGCCAAAACTATATcagtggttttggcattcatggctaccaagccaggatccaggatgaggaactgggtggggaaaagactggcTTATTCCATAGTCCTTTGCTGCTCTAAAACTCAAGTAGTGATATGTGCACTCTGGCTGACaatctctcctccattcccagatTTTGACATGCACTCAGTGAGGGAAGGAATTATATTTCtgtgtaatgaagggtcagtcctCATGTTCTACTGTGTATTGGGCTATATGGGTTTCCTGGCCATTGTCAGCTTCACTGTGGCATTCTTAGCCAGAAAGttgcctgacagtttcaatgaagccaagttcatcaccttcagcatgctggtcttctgcagtgtttggctctcTTTCATTCCAACTTACCTGAGCACCagagggaaatacatggtggctgtggagatcttctccatcttggcttccagtgctggattactggcttgcatcttttcccctaaatgctacattattgtgatGAGGCCTGAGTTGAACAACAGAGAGCAGTTGATACGGAGAAAGATATAAATGACAGAAGTTTTTGTTGGGTCTTAGGCTACCTGGACTTGTTGACCATTAACAGTCTCACTGTTAATGgtgaaaaaaatcaaaaaaataaaaaacatcaaaaaaaccaagatcatggccactggtcccatcacctcctggcaaatagaaggggaagaaatggaggcagtgagagattttactttcttgggctccttgatcactgcagatggtgacagcagtcacgaaattaaaatacgcctgcttcttgggagaaaagcaatgacaaacctagacagcatcttaaaaagcagagacatcaccttgccgacaaaggttcgtatagttaaagctatggttttcccagtagtgatgtatggaagtgagaggtggaccataaagaaggctgatcgccgaagaattgatgcttttgaattatggtgctggaggagactcttgagagtcccatggactgctagaagatcaaagctatccattcttaaggaaatcagccctgagtgctccctggaaggacagatcgtgaagctgaggctccaatactttggccacctcatgagaagagaagaatccttggaaaagaccctgatgttgggaaagattgagggcactaggagaaggggacgacagaggacaagatggttggacagtgttctcgaagctacgaacatgagtttgaccaaactgcgggaggcagtgcaagacaggagtgcctggcgtgctatggtccgtggggtcacgaagagtcggacacgactaaacgactaaacaacaacaacaacagtctcaCTGCACCTTTCCTCGTCAGGaagttgaaaaaaatatatatatatataatagaaggAATCATCTTATCATTTATGTTCTTGTTATTTCACATAGGAACATATTTCTTTTATATGAATTGGGACTATGTGAAGGAATGAAACTATGGATAAGATCCAACATCACTTTCAATAAGTTGAAGCAGATCAGTCTAGGCACAGGAAAATTTCTGGAGAGCTTCAAAATAATCTACACATAGGGTGAACTAGTACCTCCACACTTCTTGAATCTCACACCTGGGTAGACACAGGATGAATTAAATGACTGGTTTTGCTTTAGGGAGTGCTCCAGGCACAGAAGGCTTTAAGATCTGAAGTAACTCTGAAAGATAAAAGTCACACAAAGCATGAGACCTTTCTCTACATACCACAGCTTTCTTTATGCCAGGAATAGCATTTCTAATACGCTCCAGAAattgttggactagaactcccatcagcctaccACTGACCATTATTATCAAGGATGGGGGTATCCATAGTGCAACAATATCCAGAGGGAACCCTATTAGACGTTACTGATTTACACTAGTCGGACAAGCCTTTCAGTCTACTGAATTATATTTCTTATCTGAGTGGAACACTGGTGGCAGGGAGCATCTCAACCATGTCAGATTGCCTCAGATCAGATGTGTTGTTTCTAAAGTGGTTAGACACTATGAACCAGTGTCCCTACCTCCTGGTAACATTAGAACTTTCTCCAGTATTTGTTTCCAGTATGCAGTTAGTGTGATAGCAAACAATGTCCAATACATCTTACATAGGTGGAAGAGTGTACCAGCCCCCAGTTGTAACAAATTGGGCAAGCGGGGAAAGGATGGGGTGGGTTCAACACTAAAAATATTCTTAGGAAGGGATTTTTAGGAAGTGGATTGATTCCTGCCTATCAGTgggttttattacagtggtaccttgggttaagaaattaattcgttctggaggtcagttcttgacctgaaactgttcttaacctgaggtaccactttagctaatggggcctcccactgctgccgcgcttCTGCcgcacggtttctgttctcatcctgaagcaaagttcttaacccgaggtactatttctcggttggcggagtctgtaacctgaagcgtctgtaacctgaagcgtctgtaacccaaggtaccactgtattgtgggtGTCAAGGATTGGCATGGAGTGGACTAAATGGTAGGTCCAATCCTAATCTTTGATTCTGTGATGTGACAAATACGATTGTCATCCCCTACTGCAGATGTGCCATAGACTCCAAAAGCACTGCACAAGTGATTTTCTTCCCTGTAATTATTAAAATCACCACAATCAATTCTGGCTGAAACTCCAGAAGTCAGAGTGGAAAAAAGAATCAACAAGCAAGTCTAACATGATTATATATTATTCAGTTCTCCATATACAGCTGCggtaatggggtggggagagaggctggGCTCTGTTGCTTGTCAGTTATCAGCTTCCCTCTTTCAATCTACAAATCTTGAATCAAATTATGTATTTGAGGCACCTATTTTATTTGGCATCCATGGCATTATATTGTGACAGAGTTTGAGTTAACAATAAGTTGGGTACATGTCGGTTTAAGTACCAAATTGACAGCGTCAACTGCCCCCAAATCTATCTTGTTCGAAGGAGGTGGACGATAGTAATAATTGTAGAGGGAAATAGAGAAGCCCATGTATAGAATACTGTGGCTCCTGCTGCTTCCCAATCTGGTGTCTCAAGTCCAAAGTGTTAAATGCACAACAAACCAATCTGTTCATGTTCCACACGAGTGGCATGAGCCAGGTGACCTGGTCATAGGTGCAATGGCATCTCATATCTATTACACAATCGCCAAGTTATCCTTCAAGCAACACCCTTTTCAAACCTTAATTGGCAGCCCAATGTAAGTAATTGGTActtaatgttattttatttattgtttatacattATATCTGACTGAAGAAAACTTTGATTGATTTGGCAGGGAAATAGCATTAGAACTTTAGTTTTTAAATgaattgggaaaaaaattattaGGAATCTCCATGTACATTTGCTATGCACATATGGTCTGTTAACATTAAGTGCTTTTTTAATCCAATGCTGTAAAGACAGAGTGAAAAGAGAgtaggagaaagggaaagggaatagaatttttttttaaaaaagatagccCTTCTACATACAGCCAAGAAGTGAGGTACTCAGTTTTGCTTATGATACCAAAATGTTCAGGACAGAAAGAACAAGCAAGGATTGTAAAGAGCTCCAAAATGATCTCTTCAAACTGGGTGCATGGGCATTGCAATGGCAAACCCAATTCACTGTAAGCGAGTGTAAAGTGATGGATCTAAAATAGTAATTTCACTTCTATGCTCATGGGGTCTCAACTGGTTGTAAGAAATCATCAATGAGATGGTGTGGTCCAATAGATAGTTTTATGAAGATGTCAAGgaagtgtgcagcagctgtagagaacactgatatatatttttaagaaacagcagtgtcTGAATATtgtcttaaaaaaaccaaataaacctTGCTGGCTGTGCTGTCTCATTGTTGGCAGATTAATCTCTCATATATAGGTTATGTACACTGTTTAATTTTTACCGTGAAATGGTAACTCACTTCATTTGCAGGGTGACGACCAAGTTTTACCAGCACATGCTGGCCTTGGTATTTGCTGTTGATGAGATCAATCAGAATCCCAGGATATTGCCCAATGTCTCTCTTGGGTTCCACATCTATGATAGCTATTTGGATTCAAGAATGACATACCGAACTACTTTGGACCTGCTCTTTAAATCACATCACTCTCTTCCCAACTACAACTGTGTTATCCAGAATAATGTAAtaggagtcattgggggacttgGCTCTGATACTACCTGGTGCATGGCAAATGTGCTAGGCctttacaagattccacaggtagattATGGGTTTTGGAAAATGGAGATTTTGTACCATAATTCACTGTTTCCTTGCAGTAGGAATCTACTAATTCATAAATATGGAGTGTTAAAttggaagaaggaaaaggggCTGTAATATGTGGATGCATTTGGGATGGGAGCAGCATAGTATGCATATCCAACAATGTGTGTAAGAAGGGTGATGTGTATTTAATAGATTTAATGGAAGATTGTTGCAAAGGTGCCAGGTTTGTAAATGAGGCACCTAGATGGGTCCATATTACCTCAATCCTGAAAGGAGTGCACTTGCCTACCTGTGAGCTACCAATCTCAATTTATGGCATTGATGTACAAAGGCATAAATAACTCGGGACATATTAACTAAGAATGTTCCTATGAAAGTCCCTTCCTGGGGAAGTATGATGTTATTCAGCACTGTTCACTTTCAGAGGCTAATTACAAACACtgttttcttgttcttgttcttgcatttggcatttcagagagagagagataggggtGCCAGTATTATGCTGTTGCTGCATTGCTGGATTTCATTACAGTTGTTTTGAGTTTTGCTGAAAATGGTTGGTatggtatttttgtattttagttgTATTTTATATGACGTGGTTTATTGTGGCCAGAGAACAATAACATATATAATCTTATGGGTATCTTCAGGATttccgaatacagtggtacctcaggttacagacgcttcaggttacagactctgctagccTGGAAATAGTACctggggttaagaactttgcttcaggatgagaacagaaattgtgcggcagcagtggaaggccccattagctaaagtggtatctcacgttaagaacagtttcaggttaagaacggacctccagaacgaattaagttcttaaccagaggtaccactgtagatcttcCTGGATGAGCTCTTAGTAGATGGAGTATCAGCCTCTCTCTACAGTCACTATAAAGGTTACAGAGCAAAAGAACATGATCAACAGTTTCTGTTGCTCCACCTCCACCTTGGAATTTGGCTCAATCCACATAGCAGTACATTTAATTGAACAATGATGAATGCTGTTCTCTATCAATGTGTACAAGCATGAAGCTGTAGTGATGCCATAACAATATTAACAATACTAAATATCTACAGAAAGAATTGAGCCAGGTTCTCTGTGGCCTTTATATATAAATTGAGGTTGCTGCTCTCCCTAAATTAAGCACATTTCGGGTATATAGGATTTCTATTTATATTCAAAGAAATTGGAATAGCACGAGTTCTTGTTTCCATTTGGAAAGTGTTGGCTTTTCTCTTTTTCAGATTTCAAATGGCTCATTTGAACCACCCACAAATGATCAAACCAAGTTCCcttccttttaccgcatggtccccaatgaagGCCTTCAGTATCAGGGAATTATCCAgttacttctgcatttcaggtggaaaTGGGTTGGGCTCATCACTCCAGCTAATGATGCTGGAGAGTGCTTCTTACAGACCATTGAACCAATGCTTTTcaagaatggaatctgttcagaaTTCACAGAGCGAGTTGAACCAAATATGCGTTATTCTGATAACATGGTAGAAATGATGGGTGAAAAAAGGGTTC
The window above is part of the Zootoca vivipara chromosome 13, rZooViv1.1, whole genome shotgun sequence genome. Proteins encoded here:
- the LOC118078240 gene encoding vomeronasal type-2 receptor 26-like; amino-acid sequence: MTYRSTLDLLFKSYHFVPNYKCGIQNNVIGVIGGLEPDISSHLADILGLYKIPQISYGSFEPAAIDQIKFPSFYRMVPNEGVQYQGILQLLLHFRWKWIGLIALNDKGGETFLQTIEPILSKHGICSAFTERVQKHLYFSGDVLEMVNDLLNNLPTFMMSKAKAVIIYGESGTVRWLGGVIGAVKIIQQMNPRYKKMLSPEKLHSLLQGMSFNNSAGDEITLNEHGELATGFDITNLITFPNKSYVRVKVGRLDPQAPPGKEFTIDEARIEWHRSLTQVPPLSECNSICQPGYGKKKKEGEKFCCYDCAPCPDGMVSNEKGRTSYFMIDQIAQVTEDLYPNKDQDLCIPKIPNFLAFDETLAIVSATSALLLSLITALVLGIFIKHRNTAIVKANNRSLTYILLTSLLLCFLCSLLFIGKPNKVTCLLRQTAFGIIFSVALSSILAKTISVVLAFMATKPGSRMRNWVGKRLAYSIVLCCSKTQVVICALWLTISPPFPDFDMHSVREGIIFLCNEGSVLMFYCVLGYMGFLAIVSFTVAFLARKLPDSFNEAKFITFSMLVFCSVWLSFIPTYLSTRGKYMVAVEIFSILASSAGLLACIFSPKCYIIVMRPELNNREQLIRRKI